Proteins from one Euwallacea similis isolate ESF13 chromosome 13, ESF131.1, whole genome shotgun sequence genomic window:
- the LOC136413190 gene encoding uncharacterized protein, with product MTSPSLFYILLSVLISSIKAKIEILSKGIDYVSDDDIAMVFYVSVKNVGKNELELSVNMLQCCETIASDEANCSSMTLIGGNMGVLPSTCMKNLTLIYPNLYLFNRRGICYIKVIYRNHHKRKKVNTDIYFDTTKFHSDSAEGEKPQCETVDLDFREQCNPVDCLIKYSGTMSYFNPEFRRCEKVPACNSKICDGCVPDVAYSPYNNECGDLNTPISRKDLENIENNQGRQQAGIINAICHYGKVTEGGKCLCNKDWTTSASDEGTYEPGVAQHHLCNIQIGDWNWVNKPRIRITMILIALLAITVISKLLVLMCIMTWCYKHFKKPEKTCSLQLDPEVKPIILCENLNSRDKCLCHEVQDQQAKMKQKDSTLQSETVNVNYYPCSPGACSSVRISTRSTRYFNKSLPNIDLSNASTSDAISFPEGDSSENSDNSDSETFREDEVSN from the coding sequence ATGACGTCTCCAAGTCTATTTTACATTCTGCTATCCGTCCTCATATCCTCGATTAAAgcaaaaatcgaaattctCTCTAAAGGCATCGACTACGTAAGTGATGATGACATCGCCATGGTTTTCTACGTCAGCGTTAAAAACGTAGGCAAAAATGAGTTGGAACTTTCCGTGAACATGCTGCAGTGCTGCGAAACCATCGCCTCTGATGAGGCGAACTGCAGTTCCATGACCCTCATCGGGGGCAACATGGGGGTACTCCCCTCCACCTGCATGAAGAACCTCACTTTGATTTACCCGAACTTGTACTTGTTCAATCGCAGAGGCATTTGCTACATTAAGGTGATTTATCGCAACCACCATAAAAGAAAGAAAGTTAACACTGATATCTACTTTGACACCACGAAATTCCATTCTGATAGTGCCGAAGGTGAGAAGCCCCAATGCGAGACTGTAGATTTGGATTTTCGGGAGCAATGCAATCCTGTGGACTGCTTGATTAAGTACTCAGGCACTATGAGCTATTTCAATCCAGAGTTTAGGAGGTGCGAGAAAGTGCCTGCgtgtaattcaaaaatttgcgATGGGTGCGTCCCTGATGTGGCCTATTCCCCCTACAATAATGAGTGCGGAGACCTTAATACCCCAATTTCAAGGAAGGATTTGGAGAACATCGAGAACAATCAAGGGAGGCAGCAAGCTGGTATAATCAACGCCATTTGCCATTATGGAAAAGTAACTGAAGGAGGGAAATGTTTATGCAATAAGGATTGGACTACTAGTGCTAGTGATGAGGGTACGTACGAGCCAGGAGTAGCTCAGCATCATTTGTGCAACATCCAAATCGGTGACTGGAACTGGGTGAATAAGCCCAGAATTCGCATCACAATGATACTAATAGCTCTTCTGGCGATTACTGTAATATCAAAGCTGCTGGTTCTTATGTGCATTATGACCTGGTGCTACAAGCACTTCAAGAAACCCGAAAAAACTTGTAGTCTGCAACTTGATCCAGAGGTCAAACCCATAATTTTGTGCGAGAACCTGAATTCACGGGACAAATGCTTGTGCCATGAAGTCCAGGATCAGCAAGCtaaaatgaagcaaaaagACTCAACTTTACAGTCAGAAACTGTGAATGTGAACTATTATCCCTGTTCTCCCGGTGCTTGTTCAAGTGTAAGAATCTCCACTCGTTCCACGAGATATTTCAACAAGAGTCTGCCCAATATCGATCTGAGCAATGCCTCCACTTCAGACGCAATTTCCTTTCCTGAAGGGGATAGTTCTGAGAACAGCGATAATAGTGATAGTGAAACGTTCCGCGAGGATGAGGTTAGCAATTAA